In Drosophila simulans strain w501 chromosome 3R, Prin_Dsim_3.1, whole genome shotgun sequence, a single window of DNA contains:
- the LOC120284998 gene encoding uncharacterized protein LOC120284998, whose protein sequence is MERSGMEHLTFFTPLMGLNTSLVFIWALASNSNCESTSRVKSQFPQFSLRLPHLSSSLLQASNLDPSPGHRTSHTQLANNGQQTYCGLKESHWKMLAYLSLSVCECSNSSLNPKPNPNPNSKEATPNSSPRESKYQRPKTQRVVVLISNRMSVL, encoded by the exons CTTTTTCACTCCACTGATGGGCCTTAACACTTCGCTGGTGTTTATCTGGGCTTTGGCATCTAACTCGAACTGCGAGTCAACGAGCCGTGTAAAAAGC CAATTTCCGCAGTTTTCGCTGCGATTGCCACACTTGTCATCATCCCTTCTCCAGGCTTCCAATTTGGACCCCTCCCCAGGTCATCGCACATCCCACACCCAGTTggcaaacaatggccaacaaacTTATTGCGGCTTAAAAGAATCGCACTGGAAGATGCTAGCATATCTCTCTCTATCTGTGTGTGAATGCTCCAATTCCAGTCTCAATcccaaacccaatcccaatcccaactCCAAAGAAGCCACGCCAAATTCGAGTCCAAGAGAAAGCAAATACCAGAGACCAAAAACCCAAAGGGTCGTGGTGCTGATAAGCAATCGCATGTCGGTTTTATGA